The following coding sequences are from one Carcharodon carcharias isolate sCarCar2 chromosome 11, sCarCar2.pri, whole genome shotgun sequence window:
- the LOC121284047 gene encoding 52 kDa repressor of the inhibitor of the protein kinase-like isoform X3 yields MPNFCAAPNCSRKSTNCPDIPFFRFPKDPERCQKWVENCRRADLENRSAEQLHKQYRLCARHFEQSLICTNSPYRTVLKDNAVPTLFDLTSHLNKPEGKHRKHKRIKELTEEDLLRVKAPRTDCDVLRGLQCKQEAINELDKTDLEEATESLEESTLLEESLNLTPEEKGNKEFLKVLFETVLLLGRQNVPLGGSANENLSNLCNTPDNIQALLEFRMNAGDEILRKRFETTAVNAVYCPKNLQKDLLDICEMCIREEVLREVRDSNFFSIITDEVINVAGLDHVSLLIRFVDESDCLRQEFVGFIPCELDGEFLASRIHETLTEKWGLNMYYCRGQAYNGSGTMSYKKRVVVASILQQCPKALCTPCSSYPLNIWIAKSSLIFGINMVLSLMENIVSFFGLSPQLQKVFDVGIDGIYQTNEEKAKELKKLFQINWYERHDTFEILADLYEVLVTCLDEISYDTCGRWNAEIATQASMLSSTMRDFEIVVSLMVLKNVLSYTRAFGKNLQGQASDTYFASSTLTAVLHSLNEMRDNIDVYHEFWLEEATNLSIKMGIELKLPWRCRRQPQSEEVSEETPENYYKEAITAPFLDHIILEIEDMFSEQQLKALKCLSLVPSVMAQLKYNTGEENMADLYKDDLPNPDTLSAELHCWKIKWKHRSRDVELPSTIFDTLRHPDIKFFPNVYTLLKIVSNLPIIKLETDKCEIGRKRLKAYLKVTPVEERMSSLALIHISYDAKHDYDMMVDTYAKLYPEKMQLPHVTDSDNVDVNNHHASTMEINSLDASTRTVYEVDGECMEVASHTVESGVVLHHQSAGCLMEVCQNPDKTVIEVTQHAEGTTVELQQFPVSSTMIVTQHSAEPTVELQHHPDGAEVSQEPVESNVELQHHIEGSVVEVIHHPEVNGVELQHHPAGEVIEVRAVELQPQLETSTVELQHQVQEGAVALHLEGNTVELQHHPEGSTVELHHPQTSAMELSHHIEESTMEVDHCPEPSATELQQHPQPGAIELQHQHHLESGEAEIQHHQESVVTEIQHHPEPGEVEIQHHLAPVVTEMQHPSELGTVEIQHHPEPAAIDIQHHPEPVTTEVQHQPQTRAMDLQHHPEANTLDSQHHLECHTAVEGHPEMETVEIEHHSGASVAELNPHSEPSTVELEQCPEANVVELENRPEAMELQDPPPEAGTVEVDNVSVCNQDMNSDGIKIVEIKNSEESNSETNISSVSNVNSSEVAVQ; encoded by the coding sequence CTGATTGTGATGTCTTGAGAGGTCTACAGTGTAAGCAGGAGGCAATCAATGAACTAGACAAAACAGACCTGGAAGAAGCCACCGAAAGCCTCGAGGAGTCTACTCTCCTGGAAGAATCTTTGAACTTGACACCTGAAGAGAAAGGGAACAAAGAGTTTCTCAAAGTTTTATTTGAAACTGTATTGCTTTTGGGAAGGCAAAATGTTCCATTGGGGGGATCTGCCAATGAAAACTTGAGCAACTTGTGCAATACTCCCGACAACATTCAAGCGCTGCTGGAATTCAGAATGAATGCTGGTGATGAAATTCTTAGAAAGAGGTTTGAGACTACTGCTGTGAATGCAGTATACTGCCCAAAGAACTTGCAAAAAGACTTGTTAGACATCTGTGAGATGTGCATACGGGAAGAGGTACTCCGAGAAGTACGGGACAGCAACTTTTTTTCAATTATAACAGACGAAGTGATCAACGTAGCAGGGCTTGACCACGTGTCCCTGTTAATTAGGTTTGTGGATGAGTCTGACTGCCTGAGACAAGAGTTTGTTGGCTTCATACCCTGTGAGCTTGATGGAGAGTTCTTGGCAAGTCGGATCCACGAGACACTGACAGAAAAGTGGGGACTGAACATGTATTACTGTCGTGGACAAGCATATAATGGCTCGGGCACAATGTCTTACAAAAAACGAGTTGTTGTGGCTAGCATTTTACAGCAGTGCCCGAAGGCATTGTGCACTCCTTGTTCCTCCTACCCCCTGAACATATGGATAGCCAAATCCAGCCTCATTTTCGGTATTAACATGGTTTTGAGCTTGATGGAGAACATTGTATCATTTTTTGGTttgtcacctcagctccagaagGTTTTTGATGTTGGCATTGATGGCATCTATCAAACCAACGAGGAAAAGGCAAAGGAGCtgaaaaaactttttcaaatCAATTGGTATGAAAGACACGACACTTTTGAGATCCTGGCAGATCTTTACGAAGTGCTGGTGACCTGCTTGGATGAGATCAGCTACGATACATGTGGTAGGTGGAATGCTGAGATAGCAACCCAGGCCAGCATGCTATCCTCGACCATGAGAGATTTTGAAATAGTTGTCTCTCTCATGGTCCTGAAGAATGTCCTCTCGTACACAAGAGCCTTTGGCAAAAATCTGCAAGGTCAAGCCTCAGATACCTATTTTGCCTCAAGCACTTTGACTGCGGTCCTGCACTCGTTAAATGAAATGAGGGACAACATTGACGTCTATCATGAGTTCTGGTTGGAGGAAGCCACCAATTTGTCAATCAAAATGGGGATTGAACTGAAGCTGCCATGGAGGTGCCGCAGGCAACCTCAAAGTGAAGAGGTTTCTGAGGAGACTCCGGAAAACTATTACAAAGAAGCAATCACTGCACCATTTCTGGACCACATTATTTTAGAAATTGAGGACATGTTTTCTGAGCAGCAGCTAAAGGCTCTCAAGTGTCTGTCTTTGGTGCcttctgttatggcacagctgaaaTATAACACTGGGGAGGAAAACATGGCTGATTTATATAAAGACGATCTCCCAAACCCAGATACGCTTTCAGCAGAACTCCACTGCTGGAAGATAAAATGGAAGCATCGAAGCCGAGATGTTGAACTTCCTAGTACTATTTTTGACACTTTGCGCCATCCTGACATCAAATTCTTTCCAAATGTATACACTTTGCTTAAAATTGTCTCCAATCTGCCTATCATTAAGCTTGAAACTGACAAGTGTGAAATTGGACGGAAGCGACTCAAAGCTTATTTGAAAGTCACTCCAGTCGAGGAGAGAATGAGTAGCCTGGCACTGATCCATATAAGTTATGATGCAAAACACGACTACGACATGATGGTCGATACCTATGCTAAACTGTACCCAGAGAAAATGCAGTTGCCCCATGTGACTGATTCCGATAACGTGGATGTAAACAATCATCATGCAAGCACTATGGAAATAAATAGTTTGGATGCAAGTACGCGAACAGTGTATGAAGTAGATGGTGAGTGCATGGAGGTGGCAAGCCACACGGTGGAGAGTGGGGTTGTGCTGCATCACCAGTCGGCAGGATGTCTAATGGAAGTCTGTCAGAATCCTGATAAGACTGTCATAGAGGTGACCCAGCATGCAGAGGGGACTACAGTAGAACTGCAACAGTTTCCAGTAAGCAGCACCATGATTGTGACCCAGCATTCCGCCGAGCCCACTGTGGAATTGCAGCACCATCCAGACGGGGCTGAGGTCAGCCAAGAGCCAGTAGAAAGCAATGTGGAACTGCAGCACCACATAGAGGGCAGCGTGGTGGAGGTGATCCACCATCCGGAGGTGAATGGTGTGGAATTGCAGCACCATCCAGCAGGGGAAGTTATTGAGGTGAGAGCTGTGGAGCTCCAGCCACAGTTGGAGACCAGCACCGTGGAGTTGCAGCACCAGGTACAGGAGGGCGCAGTGGCTCTGCATCTGGAGGGAAATACTGTGGAGCTACAGCACCATCCAGAGGGCAGCACTGTGGAATTGCACCATCCGCAGACGAGTGCTATGGAGTTGAGTCACCATATAGAGGAGAGCACCATGGAGGTGGATCATTGTCCAGAGCCTAGTGCCACAGAGTTACAGCAACATCCGCAACCTGGTGCCATAGAAttgcaacaccaacaccacctgGAGTCTGGTGAGGCAGAGATACAGCATCATCAGGAATCTGTTGTTACAGAGATACAACACCATCCAGAGCCTGGTGAAGTAGAGATTCAACACCATCTGGCACCTGTTGTTACAGAGATGCAACACCCTTCAGAGCTTGGCACTGTGGAAATTCAGCACCACCCAGAGCCTGCTGCTATAGACATACAGCACCACCCGGAGCCTGTCACTACAGAGGTACAGCACCAACCACAGACTAGAGCCATGGACTTGCAGCATCACCCAGAAGCTAACACACTGGACTCTCAGCACCATCTGGAGTGTCATACTGCAGTGGAGGGCCatccagagatggagacagtggagATAGAGCACCATTCGGGTGCAAGTGTTGCGGAATTGAATCCCCACTCAGAACCGAGCACTGTAGAGCTGGAACAATGTCCTGAGGCAAACGTGGTAgaactggagaaccgtccagaaGCAATGGAGCTGCAGGACCCTCCTCCAGAAGCAGGCACAGTGGAAGTAGACAATGTAAGTGTGTGCAATCAGGATATGAACAGTGACGGAATAAAGATTGTGGAAATTAAAAATTCAGAAGAAAGCAATTCAGAAACGAACATTTCTAGTGTAAGTAATGTAAATAGTTCTGAAGTAGCCGTACAATAA